The proteins below are encoded in one region of Kogia breviceps isolate mKogBre1 chromosome 8, mKogBre1 haplotype 1, whole genome shotgun sequence:
- the PABIR1 gene encoding PPP2R1A-PPP2R2A-interacting phosphatase regulator 1, with product MAQEKMELDLELPPGTVGSPAEGGGSGGGGGGLRRSNSAPLIHGLSDTSPVFQAEAPSARRNSTTFPNRHGLLLPASPVRMHSSRLHQIKQEEGMDLINRETVHEREVQNAMQISHSWEESFSLSDNDVEKSASPKRIDFIPVSPAPSPTRGIGKQCFSPSLQSFVSSNGLPPSPIPSPTTRFTTRRSQSPINCIRPSVLGPLKRKCEMETEYQPKRFFQGITNMLSSDVAQLSDPGVCVSSDTLDGNSSSAGSSCNSPAKVSTTTDSPVSPAQAASPFIPVDELSSK from the coding sequence ATGGCTCAGGAGAAGATGGAGCTGGACCTGGAGCTGCCTCCGGGCACGGTTGGGAGCCCGGCGgagggcggcggcagcggcggtggcggcgggggCCTCAGGAGGTCTAACAGCGCCCCCCTGATCCACGGCCTCAGTGACACTTCGCCGGTGTTCCAGGCCGAGGCGCCGAGCGCCAGGCGAAACAGCACAACGTTCCCGAACCGCCACGGCCTGCTACTACCAGCCTCCCCCGTCCGCATGCACAGCAGCCGCTTGCACCAGATCAAGCAGGAGGAGGGCATGGACTTGATCAATCGAGAGACCGTCCACGAGCGCGAGGTGCAGAACGCAATGCAGATAAGCCACTCCTGGGAGGAAAGTTTCAGCCTGAGTGACAACGACGTGGAGAAATCCGCCTCCCCGAAACGCATCGATTTCATTCCGGTGTCGCCAGCACCGTCACCCACCCGGGGAATTGGGAAGCAGTGTTTTTCACCATCCTTGCAAAGTTTTGTGAGTAGCAATGGATTGCCTCCAAGTCCTATTCCCAGCCCAACGACCCGATTTACTACCCGGAGAAGCCAGAGTCCAATTAATTGCATTAGACCAAGTGTTCTTGGAccattgaaaagaaaatgtgaaatggaaACTGAATATCAGCCAAAGAGATTTTTCCAGGGCATCACCAACATGCTTTCTTCTGACGTTGCACAGCTGTCAGATCctggtgtgtgtgtatcttccGATACCCTTGATGGAAACAGCAGCAGTGCCGGATCTTCTTGTAATTCACCAGCGAAAGTCAGCACTACCACCGACTCTCCTGTGTCACCTGCCCAAGCGGCCTCTCCATTTATTCCAGTAGATGAACTTTCATCTAAGTGA